The Planifilum fulgidum genome has a segment encoding these proteins:
- a CDS encoding valine--tRNA ligase, translated as MAGKGTELPSAYDPKQTEEKWYDYWMKGGFFQAGKDPSKPPFTIVIPPPNVTGNLHIGHALNNTLQDILIRWKRMQGYDVLWLPGMDHAGIATQSRVEAKLREEGISRHDLGREKFLERVWEWKEHYAGVIREQWKKMGLSLDYSRERFTMDEGLSRAVREVFVRLYEKGLIYRGKYIINWDPEARTALSDIEVIHKEVQGKLYHLRYPLKDGSGYIQIATTRPETMLADTAVAVHPEDDRYKHLVGKTVILPIIGREIPIVADKYVDPEFGSGALKVTPAHDPNDFEIGMRHNLPQVLVMDEEGRMNENAGPYKGLDRFECRKRIVKDLEEAGVLVKVEDHVHSVGHSERSGAVVEPILSTQWFVRMKPLAERAIAHTKSGEGVRFVPERFEKIYLHWIENVRDWCISRQLWWGHRIPAWHCGDCGEITVSRETPERCSHCGSTSLEQDPDVLDTWFSSALWPFSTMGWPEETEDLRRYYPTDVLVTGYDIIYFWVARMIFTALEFTGKKPFKEVLITGIVRDADGRKMSKSLGNGVDPLEVIEKYGTDAMRFMLSTGCTPGNDQRFRWERVESARNFANKIWNASRFALMHLAEARKEDLALSGPFSVSDRWILHRLNETIAEVTRHLNRYDFGEAGRVLYHFIWDEFCDWYIEFSKLFLYGEDEEAKRVTRAVLCHVLDRSLRLLHPFMPFITEEIWQKLPGTGPSISVAEWPVADESLQAPDAVKEMRILIDVIRSVRNIRSEMEIPPKRKITLLIRTEPEVHAAIRDNESAICRLCGAEKVTAGPDVTRPDKAMTAVVSGAEVFLPLEGMIDIEETIARLEKELKKLDYEVERVEKKLSNPGFVQKAPAHIVEGERRKGEEYRERREKVLARLRELKG; from the coding sequence GATCCGCTGGAAGCGAATGCAAGGATACGATGTTCTGTGGCTTCCGGGAATGGACCATGCCGGAATCGCCACCCAGTCCCGGGTGGAGGCCAAGCTGCGGGAGGAGGGAATCTCCCGCCACGACTTGGGACGGGAAAAGTTTCTGGAGAGGGTCTGGGAGTGGAAGGAGCATTACGCGGGGGTCATCCGCGAGCAATGGAAAAAGATGGGACTCTCCCTGGATTATTCCCGGGAGCGCTTCACCATGGACGAAGGCTTGTCCCGGGCCGTCAGGGAAGTGTTTGTCCGCCTGTATGAAAAGGGATTGATCTACCGGGGCAAATATATCATCAACTGGGATCCGGAAGCCCGGACCGCCCTGTCGGATATCGAAGTGATTCATAAGGAAGTGCAGGGCAAGCTGTATCACCTGCGGTATCCGCTGAAGGACGGCAGCGGGTACATCCAGATTGCCACCACCCGGCCGGAGACCATGCTGGCGGATACGGCGGTGGCGGTCCATCCCGAGGATGACCGCTACAAGCACCTGGTGGGCAAAACGGTGATTTTGCCCATCATCGGCCGGGAAATCCCGATCGTGGCCGATAAGTACGTGGATCCCGAGTTCGGCAGCGGTGCGCTCAAGGTGACTCCCGCCCACGATCCCAACGACTTTGAGATCGGCATGCGCCACAATCTGCCGCAGGTCCTGGTGATGGACGAGGAGGGCAGGATGAACGAAAACGCCGGTCCCTACAAGGGGCTGGACCGCTTTGAATGCCGCAAGCGAATCGTGAAGGACCTGGAAGAGGCGGGCGTGCTGGTCAAGGTCGAGGATCATGTGCATTCGGTCGGACACAGTGAGCGTTCCGGCGCCGTGGTGGAGCCGATCCTCTCCACCCAGTGGTTCGTGCGGATGAAACCCCTGGCGGAGAGAGCGATCGCCCACACCAAAAGCGGCGAGGGAGTCCGTTTCGTACCCGAGCGGTTTGAGAAGATTTATCTCCACTGGATCGAGAACGTGCGGGATTGGTGCATTTCCCGACAGCTGTGGTGGGGTCACCGCATTCCGGCCTGGCACTGCGGGGACTGCGGCGAAATCACCGTTTCCCGGGAGACCCCTGAAAGGTGCTCCCACTGCGGAAGCACATCCCTTGAGCAGGATCCCGACGTGCTGGACACTTGGTTCAGTTCGGCCCTGTGGCCCTTTTCCACGATGGGCTGGCCGGAGGAGACCGAGGACTTGCGCCGCTACTATCCGACGGATGTGCTCGTCACCGGCTACGACATCATTTACTTCTGGGTGGCCCGCATGATTTTCACCGCCCTGGAGTTTACCGGAAAGAAGCCCTTTAAAGAGGTGCTGATCACCGGAATCGTCCGGGATGCGGATGGGCGCAAGATGTCCAAATCCCTGGGCAACGGCGTGGACCCGCTGGAAGTGATTGAAAAATACGGGACCGACGCGATGCGGTTCATGCTGTCCACCGGGTGCACTCCCGGAAACGACCAGCGTTTCCGCTGGGAGCGGGTGGAGTCGGCCCGCAACTTCGCCAACAAGATCTGGAACGCGTCCCGCTTTGCGCTGATGCATTTGGCGGAGGCGAGGAAGGAGGATCTGGCCCTGTCCGGCCCCTTCTCGGTTTCCGACCGCTGGATTCTCCACCGGTTGAACGAAACGATCGCCGAAGTGACCCGCCACTTGAACCGGTACGATTTCGGGGAAGCCGGCCGGGTCCTGTACCACTTTATCTGGGATGAGTTCTGCGACTGGTACATCGAATTCTCCAAGCTCTTCCTCTACGGGGAGGATGAGGAGGCCAAGCGCGTCACCCGGGCGGTCCTCTGCCATGTGCTGGACCGATCCCTGCGCCTGCTTCATCCCTTCATGCCCTTCATCACGGAGGAAATTTGGCAGAAGCTTCCCGGAACCGGCCCCAGCATTTCGGTGGCGGAATGGCCGGTGGCCGACGAGTCTCTCCAAGCTCCCGACGCGGTCAAGGAAATGCGGATTCTGATCGATGTGATCCGGTCCGTGCGCAACATCCGGTCCGAAATGGAGATTCCGCCCAAAAGGAAGATCACCCTGCTGATCCGCACCGAACCGGAGGTCCACGCCGCAATCCGGGACAACGAATCGGCCATCTGCCGGTTGTGCGGCGCGGAAAAGGTGACGGCGGGCCCCGATGTCACCCGTCCCGACAAGGCGATGACGGCGGTGGTGTCCGGCGCCGAAGTGTTCCTCCCCCTGGAGGGGATGATCGACATCGAAGAGACGATCGCCCGCCTGGAGAAGGAGCTGAAAAAGCTCGATTACGAAGTGGAGCGGGTGGAGAAGAAACTTTCCAACCCCGGGTTCGTCCAGAAGGCTCCGGCCCACATCGTCGAGGGAGAAAGGCGGAAAGGGGAGGAATACCGGGAGAGAAGGGAGAAGGTTTTGGCCCGTCTGCGGGAGCTGAAAGGGTAG
- a CDS encoding bifunctional folylpolyglutamate synthase/dihydrofolate synthase: MAQERFVTKEDVFNWMEQGCASGIQPGLERMNWALERLGHPERRLKFIHIAGTNGKGSTAAMIAQVLKKAGYSTGMFVSPYVTEWNERISVDGRPIPESSFVRWAEQLRPLAEEMDREVGKPTPFEFWTLLALCYFAREAVPWFVVWEAGLGGRLDSTNVVFPLVSVITNVGLDHIHLLGNTPGKIAEEKAGIIKPGVPVVSGAEDPDAISVIEKRAKENKSDLYLLHRDFWAEILESGPGGQRLRFGNVYRTLSDLQLPLHGEHQVKNAAVALMTLDLLRQFYAAVLEDEDIREGLSATVWPGRLEKAADRPDIWLDGAHNREAARALAESVRAIRRSHTYERLHLMLAVSADKEVDEILTPLLPLADSVMVTRADISRALPVEQLADAVRRMAPEMEVKKAPTAAEGLRRLREEAGSGDMILVTGSLFLVSEVRSMLMTNKEQGW, encoded by the coding sequence ATGGCTCAAGAGCGGTTTGTCACCAAAGAGGACGTGTTCAATTGGATGGAACAGGGATGCGCTTCGGGGATTCAGCCGGGGCTGGAACGGATGAACTGGGCCCTCGAGCGGCTGGGGCACCCCGAGAGGCGCCTGAAATTTATCCATATCGCGGGGACAAACGGCAAGGGGTCCACCGCGGCCATGATTGCGCAGGTCCTGAAGAAAGCCGGATATTCCACGGGGATGTTCGTCTCCCCCTATGTGACGGAATGGAATGAGCGGATCTCCGTGGACGGGCGCCCCATCCCGGAATCTTCCTTTGTCCGCTGGGCGGAACAGCTTCGCCCGCTGGCGGAGGAGATGGACCGGGAAGTGGGAAAACCCACCCCCTTTGAATTTTGGACGCTTTTGGCCCTTTGCTATTTCGCCCGGGAGGCGGTGCCCTGGTTTGTGGTGTGGGAGGCGGGACTGGGGGGCCGTTTGGATTCCACCAACGTGGTTTTCCCCCTTGTCTCCGTCATCACCAACGTTGGTCTGGATCATATACATTTATTGGGGAACACTCCGGGCAAAATCGCGGAGGAAAAAGCGGGAATCATCAAGCCGGGCGTGCCGGTGGTGAGCGGGGCGGAGGACCCGGACGCCATCTCTGTGATTGAGAAGCGGGCGAAGGAAAACAAGAGCGATCTTTATCTCCTGCACCGCGATTTCTGGGCGGAGATCCTCGAGTCGGGGCCCGGAGGACAGCGTCTCCGGTTCGGAAACGTGTACCGGACCCTGTCGGATCTGCAGCTGCCCCTTCATGGGGAACATCAGGTGAAAAACGCGGCGGTCGCCCTGATGACCCTGGATCTGTTGCGGCAATTTTACGCCGCCGTGCTGGAGGACGAGGACATTCGGGAGGGGCTGTCCGCCACGGTTTGGCCCGGACGGTTGGAAAAGGCGGCCGATCGGCCGGACATCTGGCTGGACGGGGCGCATAACCGCGAGGCGGCGCGGGCGTTGGCCGAATCGGTTCGGGCGATTCGCCGCTCGCATACATACGAGCGCCTCCATCTCATGCTGGCCGTCTCGGCGGACAAAGAGGTGGACGAGATCTTGACTCCCCTGCTTCCCTTGGCCGACTCCGTAATGGTGACCCGGGCCGACATCTCCCGGGCGCTCCCGGTGGAGCAGCTGGCGGATGCGGTCCGGCGCATGGCGCCGGAGATGGAGGTCAAAAAAGCGCCGACGGCGGCGGAGGGACTTCGCCGTCTGAGGGAGGAAGCGGGGAGCGGGGACATGATTCTCGTCACCGGGTCGCTGTTTTTGGTTTCTGAGGTTCGCAGCATGCTGATGACAAATAAGGAACAAGGTTGGTGA
- the murC gene encoding UDP-N-acetylmuramate--L-alanine ligase has protein sequence MNGIRHAHFIGIGGYGMSAIARVLLDMGIRVTGSDVAENKLIKRLLERGAIVHIGHDASHVEGADLVVYSSSIPEENVERVEAKRRGIPVLHRSQMLARLLNDRFGIAVAGAHGKTTTSSMIAQTLELCGKDPTYVIGGEILGLDGNAKAGSSSFVVAEADESDGTFLEYYPAIAVVTNVEKDHLENYDGDFRNLKKAYRQFLSQVKPDGLTVLCLDDPHLREIARERHHRLITYGIDHPADYNAVDIRRHGRQVSFRVVRGKEELGQVTLQVPGRHNASNALAALIVCMEIGLSFPEIAEALGQFRGAKRRFQLIGEVDGITVVDDYAHHPTEIRATLAGAKAMEKRIVAVFQPQRFSRTYFLMEEFSRAFDQADEVIITDIYSPPGEKPIPGVTSERLAELVRRNSNPNTLYCPTKEDVVDTLLKRIRPGDLVMTMGAGDIWRAAQDLVYKLEARARVGKES, from the coding sequence GTGAACGGGATCAGGCACGCGCATTTTATCGGGATCGGCGGATACGGAATGAGCGCCATCGCCCGTGTTCTCCTCGACATGGGCATCCGGGTCACCGGTTCGGATGTTGCGGAAAACAAGTTGATCAAGCGGCTGCTGGAGCGGGGGGCGATCGTCCACATCGGCCACGATGCCTCCCATGTGGAGGGGGCCGATTTGGTCGTATACTCCTCCAGCATTCCGGAGGAGAACGTGGAGAGGGTCGAGGCAAAGCGGCGGGGGATTCCCGTCCTCCACCGCTCTCAGATGCTGGCCCGGCTGCTCAACGACCGGTTTGGGATCGCCGTTGCCGGAGCCCACGGCAAAACCACCACCTCTTCGATGATCGCCCAAACCCTGGAGTTGTGCGGGAAAGATCCCACCTACGTGATCGGCGGCGAGATTCTCGGCCTGGACGGCAACGCCAAAGCGGGAAGCAGCTCCTTCGTGGTGGCGGAAGCCGATGAAAGTGACGGGACGTTTTTGGAATATTACCCCGCGATCGCCGTGGTCACCAACGTCGAAAAGGATCATCTGGAAAATTACGATGGAGATTTCAGAAACTTGAAAAAGGCCTATCGCCAGTTTTTGAGCCAGGTGAAACCGGATGGCCTCACCGTGCTGTGCCTGGATGATCCCCACTTGCGGGAAATCGCCCGTGAACGGCACCATCGCCTGATCACCTACGGCATCGACCATCCCGCCGATTACAATGCCGTCGACATTCGGCGCCACGGCAGACAGGTAAGCTTCCGGGTGGTGCGCGGGAAGGAGGAACTGGGGCAAGTGACGCTTCAGGTTCCCGGCCGCCACAACGCGAGCAACGCCCTGGCCGCCCTGATCGTCTGCATGGAAATCGGCCTTTCCTTTCCCGAGATTGCGGAAGCCCTCGGACAGTTCCGGGGGGCCAAACGCCGCTTCCAGCTGATCGGCGAAGTGGACGGAATCACCGTGGTGGATGATTACGCCCATCATCCGACGGAAATCCGGGCCACCCTCGCCGGTGCCAAGGCGATGGAGAAGCGCATTGTCGCCGTTTTTCAGCCGCAGCGCTTTTCCAGGACTTACTTTTTGATGGAGGAGTTCAGCCGGGCTTTCGATCAGGCGGATGAAGTGATCATCACCGACATTTACTCCCCTCCCGGAGAAAAACCGATTCCCGGCGTGACCTCGGAGCGGCTTGCAGAGCTCGTCCGGCGGAACAGCAACCCCAACACGCTGTATTGCCCCACCAAGGAAGATGTGGTGGACACTCTGCTGAAACGGATCCGCCCGGGGGATTTGGTCATGACCATGGGTGCCGGGGACATCTGGCGGGCGGCCCAGGATCTCGTGTACAAATTGGAGGCGCGCGCCCGGGTGGGGAAGGAAAGTTGA
- the rraA gene encoding ribonuclease E activity regulator RraA: protein MDVKTTDLCDQFASQAAVCEDIFVSFGGRKRFSGPIATVRVFEDNVLVRKMIETVPAGTVLVVDGGGSRRCALLGDRLAAVAVERGIAGFIIHGCVRDTAELARMDIGVLALGKVPLKSRKEGTGAVGETVRFAGVDWVPGHHVYVDEDGVVLLPQKVEL, encoded by the coding sequence ATGGACGTCAAAACCACTGATTTGTGCGATCAGTTTGCGTCGCAAGCCGCAGTGTGCGAGGATATTTTCGTCTCTTTTGGCGGAAGGAAACGGTTTTCCGGTCCGATCGCCACCGTCCGCGTGTTTGAAGACAATGTGCTGGTGCGGAAAATGATCGAGACGGTTCCCGCCGGCACCGTGCTGGTGGTGGACGGCGGCGGCTCCAGAAGGTGCGCCCTGCTGGGAGACCGGCTGGCCGCCGTCGCGGTGGAACGGGGGATTGCCGGATTCATCATCCATGGTTGCGTCAGGGATACGGCGGAACTGGCCCGGATGGACATCGGTGTGTTGGCGTTGGGGAAGGTTCCGCTGAAAAGCCGCAAGGAAGGGACGGGAGCCGTCGGCGAGACCGTTCGGTTTGCCGGAGTGGACTGGGTTCCCGGACACCATGTGTACGTGGACGAGGACGGTGTGGTTTTGCTTCCCCAAAAAGTGGAACTCTGA
- the glnH gene encoding glutamine ABC transporter substrate-binding protein GlnH — MPFSRMGLIFLISVLALSVSACGSGEKGSDGSEVPEKITIGTDTSFVPFEFLNQDTGEYEGFDIDLVKAIAEKIGIEYELKPMDFNGLIPALQTGNLDMAIAGMTITDERKKVVDFTRPYYDAGLYILVRSDEKSIKGVEDLKGKVVATKQGTTSFNYASKLDGLKEVRPFPNIDQAYMELEKGSADAVIYDSPNVLYYIKTKGKGKVKAVGDLLQAESYGIAFPKGSPLRDKVDEALGELMEDGTYEKLYVKWFGQKPPKKE, encoded by the coding sequence ATGCCGTTCAGTAGAATGGGTCTGATTTTTTTGATTTCCGTTCTGGCGCTGAGCGTTTCGGCCTGCGGCAGCGGGGAGAAGGGCTCCGACGGGAGTGAGGTTCCCGAAAAGATCACCATCGGAACCGATACGAGTTTTGTCCCCTTTGAATTCCTGAATCAGGACACGGGGGAGTATGAAGGGTTCGACATCGATCTCGTCAAGGCCATTGCCGAAAAGATCGGGATCGAATATGAATTGAAGCCGATGGATTTCAACGGTTTGATTCCCGCGTTGCAGACGGGAAACCTGGATATGGCGATCGCCGGCATGACGATCACGGATGAGCGAAAAAAAGTGGTCGATTTCACCCGCCCTTACTATGACGCGGGTTTGTACATCCTGGTCCGTTCCGATGAGAAATCGATCAAGGGCGTGGAGGATCTGAAGGGAAAAGTGGTCGCCACCAAACAGGGAACGACCAGTTTCAATTATGCTTCCAAGCTGGACGGCCTCAAGGAAGTGCGGCCGTTTCCGAACATCGATCAGGCATACATGGAACTGGAGAAGGGTTCCGCCGATGCGGTGATCTATGATTCTCCCAATGTCCTTTATTACATCAAAACCAAGGGAAAAGGAAAAGTGAAGGCCGTCGGCGATCTGCTGCAGGCGGAATCCTACGGAATCGCCTTTCCCAAGGGAAGTCCGTTGAGGGACAAGGTGGACGAGGCCCTCGGCGAGCTGATGGAAGACGGCACCTATGAAAAGCTTTACGTCAAGTGGTTTGGCCAAAAGCCTCCGAAGAAAGAATAA